A genome region from Oceanispirochaeta sp. includes the following:
- the rsxC gene encoding electron transport complex subunit RsxC, whose protein sequence is MSRIKTFPKGGIHPTDYKEATCNKEVQNASLTSTAIVPLSQHIGAPCECLVKKGDLVEEEQIIGKSGGFVSANIHSPVPGEVIEIKQIFLPNGMAVEAVVIEVKGEFKRLGKESLLHDWRVMTNEEISSKIAEMGIVGQGGATFPTHVKLTLPKGKSCETFIINAVECEPYLTSDHRVMLEKGSEVLEGIQIMQRLLSPLNTIIGIESNKMDAVTLLQSLIAEKGLDIEVIPLEVKYPQGAEKNLIKALTGNEVPSGKLPLEVGVINANVGTCLSVYEALVLNKPVIERIVTVSGGAIKNPSNLKARVGTSFRSLIEDCGGFSEEPVKVIAGGPMMGFAVYDLDTPVTKGTSGILALTAREIKASRPTSCLSCGRCVSSCPMGLNPTKIFKFIDFNMSDQALEAGLMDCVECGSCSFMCPAHIPLVQGFRGGKKIVRKNSMKKAGQ, encoded by the coding sequence ATGAGTCGGATAAAAACTTTCCCAAAAGGGGGAATCCATCCTACTGATTATAAGGAAGCAACCTGCAACAAAGAAGTGCAGAATGCAAGTTTGACCAGTACAGCGATTGTCCCCCTCTCTCAACATATTGGAGCTCCTTGTGAGTGTCTTGTGAAAAAAGGTGATCTGGTCGAAGAAGAGCAGATAATTGGCAAATCAGGTGGTTTCGTATCCGCCAATATTCATTCCCCCGTACCGGGTGAAGTGATTGAAATCAAGCAGATATTCCTTCCCAACGGAATGGCCGTAGAGGCTGTCGTTATTGAAGTGAAGGGTGAGTTCAAACGCCTGGGTAAGGAAAGTCTTCTTCATGACTGGCGAGTCATGACTAATGAAGAAATCAGTTCAAAAATAGCTGAAATGGGTATCGTCGGTCAGGGTGGGGCTACATTCCCCACCCATGTCAAGCTTACCCTTCCCAAGGGAAAAAGCTGTGAGACCTTTATAATCAACGCCGTAGAATGTGAACCCTATCTGACTTCAGATCACAGGGTTATGCTTGAAAAGGGATCTGAAGTTCTGGAAGGTATCCAGATTATGCAGCGCCTTCTGTCTCCCTTGAATACTATTATTGGTATTGAATCCAACAAGATGGATGCAGTGACCCTCCTTCAATCATTAATAGCGGAAAAAGGGCTGGATATTGAAGTCATTCCCCTGGAAGTGAAATACCCCCAGGGTGCGGAAAAAAACTTGATTAAAGCCCTCACGGGGAATGAGGTTCCTTCGGGGAAACTTCCTCTGGAAGTCGGGGTTATCAATGCCAATGTGGGTACCTGTCTCTCCGTTTATGAAGCCCTGGTGCTGAATAAACCCGTCATTGAACGGATTGTTACTGTTTCCGGTGGAGCAATCAAGAATCCTTCCAACCTGAAGGCACGAGTGGGGACATCCTTCCGGAGTCTCATTGAAGACTGTGGTGGTTTTTCAGAAGAACCAGTGAAGGTTATTGCCGGAGGGCCCATGATGGGTTTTGCCGTCTATGACCTGGATACTCCTGTGACCAAGGGGACCAGTGGTATTCTGGCTCTCACGGCAAGGGAGATAAAAGCCTCCAGACCGACGTCCTGTCTTTCCTGCGGTCGTTGTGTCTCCTCCTGTCCCATGGGACTCAACCCGACTAAGATCTTTAAGTTTATTGATTTCAATATGTCTGATCAGGCACTTGAAGCCGGATTGATGGACTGCGTAGAATGCGGGTCCTGTTCCTTTATGTGTCCTGCCCATATTCCTCTGGTACAGGGATTCCGGGGTGGCAAAAAAATCGTCCGGAAAAATTCAATGAAAAAGGCGGGTCAATGA
- the ygfK gene encoding putative selenate reductase subunit YgfK: protein MTDTMHPVSFQELVKRIFDEYALERKILSFNKDLSGTDGGGHAPMILFGETAATPVGPAAGPHTQLAQNIVTSWLAGARFFELKTVQIMDTLEIEKPCIDAEDEGFNTEWSTEFTLDKAYDEYLKGWFLLHMLEALFEDHTDRQFIFNMSVGYDLKGIQNPRMDQFINRLMNSGSEERFLQYKKELNAFALDPSFLRGSGLESKADKLKGLADRISPVLCRSMTLSTMHGCPPEEIEKIAVYLLAEKKIHTFVKLNPTLLGFERVRAILDELDYGYVKLNPEGFDHDLQYPEAVSMLKRLVDLGKKQNLSFGVKLTNTLGSINNKGILPGDEMYMSGRTLFPISIQVALKISREFDGKLPISFSGGASVLNMKEIIQTGIRPVTMATDMLKPGGYGRMARAVEKAKEVEDWNRNEIDLTALEALAAKAMTAKEYKKDWRGTDVISTEEELPLYDCAVAPCKTACAIHQDVPEYLRLVGQGRYADALEVIYDKNPLPFITGWICDHKCHYNCTRMDYEGTVKIREMKKIAAQEGFEEYLKRFVKPGTGSGQKAAVIGAGPAGLAAAYFLKRGGMDVSVFEREDGPGGIISYVLPSFRMPLDQIENDMDFIRLHGVDFHFGQKDMTIAGLKEKGYDKILIAIGAEKDNILNLPGGRVMTSLNFLERFRHNPESCQLGENVAIVGGGNTAMDSARSAVRAPGVKQVRVIYRRTLQEMPADREEYYDAMEEGISFHFLRNPKEFLPGGRLKCSVMKLGDPDESGRRRPVVTEEAEEYSVDTLITAIGEKVDNKILQSMGLSISDRAVEVNQKTLETKIPGVFLVGDAQTGPDSIVGAMGSARKAVNSILAKVGVSLAPVKAEALEEIELKDILHRKSILTESAPDPGKTAQWAQVEASRCLQCDVVCDKCVDVCPNRANVVIHTGKEGFSQETQILHVDTYCNECGNCARFCPWDGRPYKDKITVFSTKEDFDGSDNNGFLVRGSEIILRQSGSVMTLKWDGSELIGTVPAGIEGEKSARILKTILTGYNWYNGPVES, encoded by the coding sequence ATGACAGATACGATGCACCCGGTGTCCTTTCAGGAACTGGTCAAAAGAATATTTGATGAATATGCGCTGGAAAGAAAAATTTTAAGTTTCAATAAAGATCTTTCCGGTACAGACGGCGGCGGTCATGCACCCATGATCCTCTTTGGGGAAACTGCGGCCACTCCGGTGGGACCTGCGGCCGGACCGCACACCCAGCTGGCACAGAACATTGTGACATCCTGGTTGGCGGGTGCCCGTTTCTTCGAGTTGAAAACCGTTCAGATCATGGATACCCTTGAAATTGAAAAGCCCTGTATCGATGCCGAGGATGAGGGATTCAACACAGAGTGGTCCACCGAGTTCACTCTGGACAAGGCCTATGATGAATACCTCAAAGGATGGTTCCTTCTGCATATGCTGGAGGCCCTCTTTGAAGATCATACTGATCGGCAGTTTATATTCAACATGTCTGTGGGTTATGACCTGAAGGGCATTCAGAACCCCCGTATGGATCAGTTTATCAATCGCCTGATGAACAGTGGATCGGAAGAAAGGTTCCTTCAATACAAAAAAGAACTGAATGCCTTCGCATTGGACCCCTCCTTCCTCAGAGGCTCAGGGCTGGAATCCAAGGCAGACAAACTCAAGGGACTGGCCGACCGGATTTCGCCGGTACTTTGCCGTTCCATGACCTTAAGCACCATGCATGGCTGCCCTCCAGAAGAGATCGAAAAGATAGCTGTCTATCTTCTGGCAGAGAAAAAAATTCATACATTTGTCAAACTGAATCCGACCCTCCTTGGATTTGAAAGGGTCAGAGCGATTCTGGACGAACTGGATTATGGATATGTGAAGCTGAACCCCGAGGGTTTTGACCATGACCTGCAGTATCCCGAAGCAGTTTCCATGCTGAAAAGACTGGTGGATCTGGGGAAGAAACAGAACCTCAGCTTTGGTGTCAAACTGACAAATACACTGGGATCGATTAACAACAAGGGTATCCTGCCGGGTGACGAAATGTATATGTCCGGACGGACCCTGTTCCCGATATCCATACAGGTGGCTCTTAAAATCAGCCGCGAATTTGATGGAAAATTGCCCATCTCTTTTTCCGGAGGGGCCAGTGTTCTCAACATGAAAGAGATCATCCAGACGGGCATCAGACCTGTCACCATGGCAACGGATATGCTCAAACCCGGTGGATACGGCCGCATGGCCAGAGCTGTAGAGAAGGCGAAGGAAGTAGAAGACTGGAACAGAAACGAAATTGACCTAACCGCACTGGAAGCCCTGGCGGCAAAAGCCATGACTGCCAAAGAGTATAAGAAGGATTGGAGAGGGACGGATGTCATCTCCACGGAGGAGGAACTTCCTCTATATGACTGTGCCGTTGCACCCTGTAAAACAGCCTGTGCCATTCATCAGGATGTTCCTGAGTATCTCCGCCTGGTAGGACAGGGCCGTTATGCTGATGCACTGGAAGTTATTTACGATAAAAACCCCCTCCCCTTCATTACCGGATGGATCTGTGACCATAAGTGTCATTACAACTGCACCAGGATGGACTATGAGGGAACCGTAAAAATAAGGGAAATGAAGAAGATCGCGGCACAGGAAGGCTTTGAAGAGTACCTGAAACGATTTGTTAAACCTGGAACCGGCAGCGGTCAGAAGGCGGCTGTCATCGGGGCGGGTCCTGCCGGCCTGGCAGCAGCGTATTTCCTGAAGAGAGGAGGGATGGACGTCTCTGTTTTTGAAAGAGAAGACGGCCCCGGCGGGATCATCAGCTATGTACTGCCCTCCTTCAGAATGCCTCTGGATCAGATTGAAAATGATATGGATTTTATCCGGCTTCACGGGGTAGATTTCCATTTTGGACAGAAGGATATGACCATAGCGGGGCTGAAAGAGAAGGGGTATGACAAGATCCTCATCGCCATAGGTGCGGAAAAAGATAACATCCTGAACCTTCCCGGAGGCCGTGTGATGACCTCACTGAATTTTCTGGAAAGATTCCGCCACAATCCGGAATCCTGTCAACTCGGAGAAAATGTCGCCATTGTGGGCGGTGGAAATACAGCCATGGATTCGGCCCGTTCTGCTGTAAGAGCACCAGGGGTGAAACAGGTGAGGGTCATATACAGAAGAACCCTCCAGGAAATGCCCGCCGACAGAGAAGAGTATTATGATGCCATGGAAGAGGGCATCAGCTTCCACTTTCTCAGAAATCCGAAAGAGTTCCTCCCCGGGGGCAGACTCAAATGCTCGGTCATGAAACTGGGTGACCCGGATGAGTCGGGAAGACGAAGACCTGTAGTCACGGAAGAGGCGGAGGAGTACAGCGTTGATACTCTGATCACAGCCATCGGAGAAAAAGTGGATAACAAGATTCTCCAATCCATGGGTCTCTCCATATCGGACAGAGCTGTGGAGGTTAACCAAAAAACCCTTGAAACTAAAATTCCCGGTGTATTTCTGGTAGGGGACGCCCAGACAGGTCCAGACTCCATTGTGGGAGCCATGGGCAGCGCCCGAAAGGCGGTCAATTCCATCCTGGCAAAGGTCGGGGTATCCCTGGCACCTGTCAAGGCGGAAGCTCTTGAGGAGATAGAATTAAAAGACATCCTTCACAGGAAATCGATCCTGACCGAAAGTGCTCCTGATCCCGGAAAAACAGCTCAATGGGCTCAGGTGGAAGCCAGCCGCTGCCTGCAATGCGATGTTGTATGTGACAAATGTGTGGATGTTTGCCCCAACAGAGCCAATGTCGTCATTCATACGGGAAAGGAAGGCTTTAGCCAGGAGACCCAGATTCTCCATGTTGACACCTACTGTAATGAATGCGGAAATTGTGCCCGCTTCTGTCCCTGGGACGGCCGACCCTACAAGGATAAAATAACAGTATTCAGTACAAAAGAAGATTTTGACGGCAGCGACAACAACGGATTTCTTGTCAGAGGATCTGAGATCATCCTCCGGCAGAGCGGCTCCGTGATGACCCTGAAATGGGATGGATCAGAACTGATCGGAACTGTTCCTGCTGGAATTGAGGGAGAAAAGAGCGCGAGGATACTCAAAACGATCCTCACTGGCTACAACTGGTACAACGGTCCGGTTGAGTCATGA
- a CDS encoding FMN-binding protein produces MTATMEKAGKLALICALSALILGFVNTITEPAIARRKAAELKVALSSLLEEGSPGAREDLNDSSTILSRYPIEGMGGWILEMNGKGYGGDMKILASYRDDGSIIDVVLMDNTETPGLGKKAEKPEYMDKFRGTGGSSSVPTSKEDLESPDAVTGATITFVGIATPLHEGSVYVQSLGDK; encoded by the coding sequence ATGACAGCAACAATGGAAAAAGCCGGAAAACTGGCCCTGATCTGTGCTTTGTCAGCCCTCATTCTGGGATTTGTGAATACAATAACCGAACCGGCCATAGCCAGAAGAAAAGCAGCGGAATTAAAGGTCGCTCTTTCATCTCTTCTGGAAGAAGGATCTCCGGGAGCCCGGGAAGATCTTAACGACTCTTCCACGATCCTTTCCCGCTATCCGATAGAGGGAATGGGAGGATGGATTCTGGAGATGAATGGCAAAGGTTACGGCGGTGATATGAAGATTCTGGCTTCCTACAGGGACGACGGCTCTATCATCGATGTTGTCCTGATGGATAATACTGAAACCCCGGGGCTGGGAAAGAAAGCGGAAAAACCAGAATATATGGATAAATTCCGCGGTACAGGGGGAAGCTCTTCTGTTCCAACGTCAAAAGAAGACCTGGAGTCCCCCGATGCTGTGACGGGGGCTACCATTACTTTTGTCGGGATCGCCACACCTCTCCATGAGGGGTCCGTCTATGTTCAATCTCTGGGAGACAAATAA
- a CDS encoding pyridoxal-phosphate dependent enzyme yields MIDFTVNKEIQKNNAEYCKSKGIILPTIAMMKNPELVPEEAKAKLKKTGLWDIDPVNLYRISWKNEAVESGGLFGKVNHLVLPPALTGCKANIIVLTGKWFPTGAHKVGATFGCLAPRLITGQFNPRTTKAVWPSTGNYCRGGAYISALLACEAIAILPEEMSEERFNWLKKVAGEVIATPGSESNVKEIFDKCWELKESGQDLRIFNQFDEMGNPLWHYNVTGSAIEEALGYYMKKGDKMAGFVSSSGSGGTLAAGSYLKKVFPATKIIAAEALQCPTLLNNGYGAHRIEGIGDKHVPWVHNCKDSDFIAAIDDEDPMRLIRLFNEKIGRDSLKSAGVASELVDQLGLLGISGIANVLAAIKFAKYSELTENDYVVTIATDSMELYNSRVQELSEARGAYTSAQAERDMELLMGQSIDHLKEMNYYDKKAIHNLKYFTWIEQQGRELSELNAQWYDHDNYWYGTLEQADEIDRKIEEFNSIIDKS; encoded by the coding sequence ATGATTGATTTTACAGTAAACAAAGAAATTCAGAAAAACAATGCGGAGTATTGCAAATCCAAAGGGATCATACTGCCAACCATCGCCATGATGAAGAACCCGGAACTGGTGCCCGAAGAGGCCAAGGCTAAACTTAAAAAGACCGGTCTCTGGGACATTGATCCTGTGAATCTCTACCGCATCAGCTGGAAAAATGAAGCAGTGGAATCTGGAGGTCTTTTCGGCAAGGTCAATCATCTTGTTCTTCCCCCAGCACTGACGGGGTGCAAGGCCAATATTATCGTTCTCACGGGCAAGTGGTTTCCCACGGGAGCCCATAAAGTAGGCGCCACCTTCGGCTGCCTGGCTCCCAGACTGATCACTGGACAATTCAACCCCAGAACGACCAAAGCCGTATGGCCTTCAACGGGAAACTACTGCCGCGGAGGCGCCTATATTTCTGCTCTGCTGGCCTGTGAAGCCATTGCCATCCTGCCCGAGGAGATGAGTGAAGAGCGGTTTAACTGGCTCAAAAAAGTCGCCGGTGAAGTAATCGCCACTCCCGGGTCTGAATCGAATGTAAAAGAAATCTTTGACAAATGCTGGGAGCTGAAAGAGTCTGGTCAGGATCTGAGGATCTTCAACCAGTTTGATGAGATGGGAAATCCTCTCTGGCATTATAATGTAACAGGAAGCGCCATCGAAGAAGCACTGGGCTATTATATGAAAAAGGGTGACAAGATGGCCGGATTTGTTTCCTCATCGGGTTCAGGTGGAACCCTGGCGGCCGGGTCCTACCTGAAAAAAGTCTTCCCTGCCACCAAGATCATCGCGGCCGAAGCCCTCCAGTGCCCCACCCTCCTGAACAACGGATATGGCGCTCACAGAATCGAAGGTATCGGCGACAAACATGTTCCCTGGGTGCACAACTGCAAGGACAGTGATTTCATTGCTGCCATTGATGATGAAGACCCCATGCGTCTCATCCGCCTTTTCAACGAAAAAATTGGCCGGGACAGCCTCAAGTCAGCAGGAGTGGCATCAGAACTGGTCGATCAGCTCGGTCTACTGGGGATTTCCGGGATTGCCAATGTTCTGGCGGCCATAAAGTTTGCCAAGTACAGCGAACTGACCGAAAATGACTATGTTGTAACCATCGCCACCGATTCAATGGAACTTTATAATTCCAGGGTTCAGGAACTCTCTGAAGCCAGAGGAGCCTATACCAGCGCTCAGGCAGAAAGGGACATGGAGCTGCTGATGGGCCAGAGCATCGATCACCTGAAGGAGATGAACTACTACGACAAGAAAGCCATTCATAACCTCAAATACTTCACATGGATCGAACAGCAGGGACGGGAACTGAGTGAACTGAACGCCCAGTGGTATGATCATGATAATTACTGGTACGGCACTCTCGAACAGGCTGATGAAATCGACAGAAAGATAGAAGAATTCAATTCCATCATCGACAAAAGCTGA
- a CDS encoding RnfABCDGE type electron transport complex subunit D yields MKDKLLITSSPQFHHSQSTASIMWTVSLCLLPAGIWGIYIFGMRALLVTLSAIIAAVGTEALLGLIKKENTVFDGSAFLTGLLIGYNMPPAVPLYIVIVASVIAIAVVKWTFGGLGANWMNPALAGRVFVFFSWTGGMTRWTLPHPGGPDVITGPTPLGSLKSGLMSMADTIHGPLDLLAAEGVPVSYMDLFLGKIPGSIGEVSALLLILGGLFLLIRKIANWEIVASYLGSFLLLVWVFGGFRYGQGAFSGDVLFHLLSGGLMLGVFFMATDMVTSPLTSKGMLIYGVGCGFMTFLLRFFGSVPEGVSLAIIFMNIFVPLINRAFQPEKFGLVKEEAAR; encoded by the coding sequence ATGAAAGATAAACTCTTAATTACCAGTTCACCCCAGTTTCACCATTCTCAGAGCACCGCATCCATCATGTGGACCGTATCGCTCTGTCTGCTCCCCGCCGGAATCTGGGGTATCTATATTTTTGGAATGAGAGCCCTCCTGGTCACCCTGTCTGCCATTATTGCAGCAGTGGGTACGGAGGCTCTTTTAGGACTGATCAAAAAGGAAAACACAGTCTTTGACGGCAGTGCCTTTTTGACAGGTTTACTCATCGGGTATAATATGCCTCCTGCGGTTCCTCTGTATATTGTGATTGTTGCTTCCGTCATTGCCATAGCCGTTGTCAAATGGACATTCGGCGGTCTGGGGGCCAACTGGATGAACCCTGCCCTTGCTGGAAGAGTCTTTGTATTCTTTTCCTGGACCGGGGGGATGACAAGATGGACTCTCCCTCATCCCGGCGGGCCTGATGTTATCACCGGGCCAACACCCCTGGGATCGTTGAAATCCGGACTGATGTCCATGGCCGATACAATCCACGGTCCCCTTGATCTCCTGGCTGCCGAAGGAGTTCCCGTCTCTTACATGGATCTCTTTCTGGGTAAAATCCCGGGTTCTATTGGAGAAGTCTCCGCCCTGCTGCTGATTCTGGGGGGGCTCTTCCTCCTCATCCGAAAGATCGCCAATTGGGAGATCGTTGCTTCCTATCTTGGAAGTTTCCTCCTCCTTGTCTGGGTCTTCGGCGGCTTTAGATATGGTCAGGGAGCCTTTTCAGGAGATGTCCTGTTTCATCTGCTCTCAGGAGGTCTGATGCTGGGTGTCTTCTTCATGGCAACCGATATGGTTACCTCACCCCTTACATCCAAGGGCATGCTGATTTACGGAGTAGGATGCGGTTTTATGACCTTCCTTCTGCGCTTTTTCGGCTCTGTTCCAGAGGGAGTCTCACTGGCCATCATATTTATGAATATCTTCGTACCTCTTATCAATCGGGCCTTTCAGCCTGAAAAATTCGGCCTGGTAAAAGAGGAGGCAGCCAGATGA
- the rsxE gene encoding electron transport complex subunit RsxE, protein MSNISKGFIRENPIFILMLGLCPALAVSTQVINALGMSAGTVFVLLGSNIMVALLKDFIPEEIHIPAYIVIIATFVTLVDLLMQAYAPGLSKSLGVFVQLIVVNCIILGRAEAFASKNSVKDSVVDALSMGFGFFFGLTLIALIREVLGAGTITLFPMGSFDGVIEVPGLVSSPVRIISLSAGALFVVGYLKAVFNWISSRPGKEEN, encoded by the coding sequence ATGAGTAATATTAGCAAAGGGTTTATCAGAGAAAACCCCATTTTTATACTGATGCTGGGCCTCTGTCCTGCATTGGCCGTCTCTACCCAGGTGATAAATGCCCTGGGGATGAGTGCCGGTACCGTCTTTGTTCTTCTGGGTTCCAACATTATGGTTGCCTTATTGAAGGATTTCATTCCTGAAGAAATCCATATTCCTGCCTATATCGTCATCATCGCAACTTTTGTTACCCTTGTTGACCTGTTGATGCAGGCTTATGCACCGGGGCTTTCAAAGAGCCTGGGTGTTTTTGTTCAGCTCATTGTTGTTAACTGCATTATACTGGGACGAGCCGAGGCCTTTGCCAGTAAAAACAGTGTAAAAGACTCTGTTGTGGACGCTTTGAGTATGGGCTTCGGCTTCTTTTTCGGGCTGACCCTTATCGCTCTTATCAGAGAGGTCCTGGGAGCCGGAACGATTACCCTTTTCCCTATGGGGAGCTTTGATGGAGTCATTGAAGTCCCCGGACTGGTCAGTTCTCCTGTCAGAATTATATCTCTGTCAGCGGGCGCTCTATTTGTTGTCGGGTATCTAAAAGCAGTATTCAACTGGATAAGCTCCCGCCCCGGTAAGGAGGAAAATTAA
- the pcnB gene encoding polynucleotide adenylyltransferase PcnB translates to MLIRYGKNSKGRLIKQAKVYTLDEHGISRQKLDHDALKVTDRLRSAGFQAYIVGGAVRDLLIGKVPKDYDIATDAYPSRVRKIFRNSRIIGKRFRLVHVYFPQDKILEVATFRSLEGGDGDNVYGSIDEDARRRDFTLNALYYSPREEQIIDYHDGVRDIRTRKLRSVIPLNITFKEDPVRMLRAIKYSVMTEASIPWRLGSAIKKEAHLLADCSVSRMSEEIFKILQSGYSEAILKRAEELKALEHLIPHIYDSLNNGGPGRSYRKRFYREIQKLDQYIKKEGEEKKRGKMLFFLTRTFLMETKSLHEETESQYSDTVNAIKEYLRPMIAPNRDVMDAVKLFFKQNNWKIPRKRPPFKSAAQPRNKSPKAGNKPVGARRSTPANR, encoded by the coding sequence ATGCTGATAAGATATGGAAAAAATAGCAAAGGCCGCCTTATAAAGCAGGCTAAAGTATACACACTGGATGAACACGGTATCAGCCGCCAAAAACTGGATCATGATGCCCTGAAGGTCACAGACCGTCTGAGATCTGCCGGCTTCCAGGCCTATATTGTCGGAGGAGCCGTCAGAGACCTTCTGATAGGCAAAGTACCAAAGGATTATGATATTGCCACAGACGCGTATCCATCCCGGGTCAGGAAAATATTCAGGAATTCCCGGATCATCGGGAAACGATTTCGACTGGTCCATGTATATTTTCCTCAAGACAAGATCCTGGAAGTGGCGACGTTCCGTTCTCTCGAGGGTGGGGATGGAGATAATGTCTATGGGTCCATCGATGAGGATGCCAGAAGACGCGATTTTACCCTGAATGCCCTGTATTACTCTCCACGGGAAGAGCAGATCATTGATTATCATGATGGTGTCAGGGATATCAGAACACGGAAATTGCGTTCGGTGATCCCCCTGAATATTACATTCAAGGAAGACCCCGTCAGGATGCTACGAGCCATCAAATACTCGGTCATGACGGAAGCCAGTATTCCCTGGCGTCTGGGGTCGGCTATCAAAAAGGAAGCCCATCTCCTGGCAGATTGTTCAGTTTCCAGGATGTCTGAAGAGATCTTCAAAATTCTCCAATCCGGGTATTCAGAGGCCATACTGAAAAGGGCTGAAGAATTAAAGGCCCTGGAGCATCTTATTCCTCATATCTACGACTCTCTCAACAATGGTGGACCCGGTCGGAGCTACCGGAAGAGATTTTACCGGGAGATTCAGAAACTGGATCAATACATAAAAAAAGAGGGAGAAGAGAAGAAGAGAGGCAAAATGCTCTTTTTTCTTACCAGGACATTTCTGATGGAAACAAAATCACTCCATGAAGAAACTGAATCACAGTATAGTGATACAGTGAATGCCATCAAAGAATACCTACGTCCCATGATTGCCCCCAACAGGGATGTCATGGATGCGGTAAAACTTTTTTTTAAGCAGAATAATTGGAAGATTCCCCGAAAAAGGCCCCCTTTTAAGTCAGCCGCACAGCCTAGGAATAAGTCTCCAAAAGCAGGAAATAAGCCGGTTGGCGCCAGGCGCTCTACTCCAGCGAATCGTTAG
- a CDS encoding pyridoxal-phosphate dependent enzyme, translating into MKFKYKCSECGSKYDLDPGLTTCPSCRKSQKKNEPLRGVLEVLLEGSLPASPADRTMALLPVPPEYFPPVPRVTGKLWQPERLRQEMNLPGLFIMDDSSNPTGSFKDRASVLVSAYAKQCGIDRIVLASTGNAGSSMSGIGAAAGQKIVLFLPETAPPAKMIQALQYGATLYKVAGNYDMAYDLSLEYSESRGGMNRNTAWNPMTMEGKKTVSFEIFNQLGDRAPDRVIVPTGDGCILGGVYKGFRDLMQFGLIKKMPRITAVQAEGSKALYRAWKTGSFDNQPSSTIADSISVDIPRNGYTALRYLNDYGGDVITVRDDQILEAQAHLSSRSGLFTEPAGAAAWAGLLKCKEEFSPEETVVVLATGSGLKDTSTALKGIHMPEETIRSIQDIRG; encoded by the coding sequence ATGAAATTTAAATATAAATGCAGTGAGTGCGGCAGCAAGTACGATCTTGATCCAGGACTGACCACCTGCCCCTCCTGTCGTAAAAGTCAGAAAAAAAACGAACCTTTGCGGGGAGTCCTGGAAGTTCTGCTAGAGGGAAGTCTGCCGGCCTCTCCTGCCGACAGAACCATGGCTCTTCTCCCCGTTCCTCCGGAATATTTCCCCCCTGTACCCAGGGTCACAGGAAAACTGTGGCAACCTGAGCGTCTAAGACAGGAAATGAACCTTCCCGGCCTTTTTATCATGGATGACAGTTCCAACCCCACGGGCTCCTTCAAAGACAGAGCCTCAGTCCTGGTCTCTGCCTATGCAAAACAATGCGGCATTGACCGCATCGTTCTGGCATCTACAGGGAATGCAGGCTCCTCCATGTCGGGCATCGGTGCCGCGGCCGGACAGAAAATCGTCCTGTTCCTGCCCGAAACGGCTCCTCCTGCCAAGATGATTCAGGCCCTCCAGTACGGGGCCACCCTGTACAAGGTGGCCGGAAATTATGATATGGCCTATGACCTGTCTCTGGAATATTCCGAATCAAGGGGCGGCATGAACAGAAATACCGCATGGAATCCCATGACCATGGAAGGGAAAAAAACCGTTTCCTTCGAAATATTTAATCAGCTGGGGGACCGGGCACCGGACCGGGTCATCGTTCCGACAGGGGACGGATGCATCCTGGGGGGAGTGTACAAGGGATTCAGGGATCTGATGCAGTTTGGTCTTATAAAAAAAATGCCCCGGATCACCGCGGTTCAGGCCGAAGGAAGCAAGGCTCTCTATAGAGCCTGGAAGACGGGGAGTTTTGACAATCAGCCCAGCAGCACCATAGCGGATTCCATATCCGTAGATATACCACGAAACGGTTACACCGCACTCCGCTATCTCAATGACTACGGTGGTGATGTCATCACCGTCAGGGATGATCAGATTCTAGAGGCCCAGGCTCATCTTTCCAGCCGCAGCGGCCTGTTTACAGAACCTGCAGGAGCTGCCGCCTGGGCGGGACTGCTAAAATGCAAAGAAGAGTTCTCACCGGAAGAAACAGTCGTTGTCCTGGCAACAGGCAGCGGTTTAAAAGATACATCTACGGCATTGAAAGGAATTCATATGCCGGAAGAGACGATACGTTCAATACAAGACATAAGGGGATAA